The genome window GCAGCACGTTTCAGCTGACAAACGGTGGCATGGCCACAACAATGTATATCGGTCTGGCCCTCACAATCCTGGGCCTGCTGCTGCAAGGCTACAGCTCAGCCTACCCTGAGCGGGGGAATCCGGCCCTGTACGGCGGAGGCCTAGTCAGTACGGTCGGCTTCGGTCTGGTGCTGGTGCTGCCCACCGTACAGCAAGCTCCCGGCAGAACTGACCTGTTGCTCATGACGGCACTGATCAGTCTGGGGATGGGCCTGGCCCTGCCCGTACGGATGTACCTCGACGGACGAAAACAAACGAGCTGAACGAAATTCCGCACTGAACCCCCACGCTGCAATGAGCCGCGGGGGTTCTCTGTTTCCCGGACCCCCTGCAAACCAACCAGACCTGCAGCGACACTGGACCTATGACCACGCTGATCACGGACCGAGGCAGACACCCTGAGAAACGGTTCTCGCTGGAACACTCGCTGGACCCCTGGCACGCCTGGGTGCGGGCCATGATGCTGCTCGCGTTGCTGCTGCCCCTGCCGGCCGCCGTGTCCTGGCTGAGCGCACAGGGCCTCGCTGCCGCAGGGCTGTCCAGCCTCGGCGGCCTGCTGCTGTTCACGCTGCTGCTGCTGACCACCTGGGCGGCCCTCAGCACGCCCCTGGTGCTGCTGGTCAGCGTGATCAGCCTCACCCTCACCCTCACGGCCCGCTGGGAGCAGGCGTCCCGGCCGCAGGACCTCGCTTTCCCGGCCCTGCTCGCCCACGCCGTCATGGGCGCGGCCCTGCTGATCCCTGCCGTAGCCGTCCTCTGGATAGATCTGGACATCGCTGGGCTCAACCCTCACTTCAGCCTGCTTGCCCTGGGCCTGCTGCTGCCGCTGGGCTGGAACCTCTGGCACAACCCACTGAGGGATGACCCGGAGTTCGGCTGGGGAAGAACGAGCGAGCAGCAGGAGGCAGAAGCATGACGGCCGCCCTCCATTTGTCCTTGCCGCTCAGGTTCCAGGACGCAATAGAAGTCCGGCACGGCCAGTTGATCCGGGCATTCGGGGCGGCAGAAGGCACGCTGCTGCTGGTGCTCGAAGAGGAGTGCCGCCGTTCAGGGGCGGCCGCGGGCGAGTGGCTGCACATCAGCAGCGCCCGCTGGATTCAGCAGGCCGCCCGGCTGAGCGGCGGGCGGCTGCCTTTTCCCAGGAACCGGCTGCGGCACCACCTCAGCGCCCTGACCCGCAAAAGGGTCATCGAGCGGCGCTACCTGCGCCGGCGTGAAGGCTTCGAGTTCCGTCTGAACCGGGAAGCACTCGCAAAGAAACTGGAAGAACAGCGCCAGGGAGACCAGAAATGAAACGACTGACCAGACGCTGGCTGCAGCGGATTCACCGTCAGAAAAAGCGCTTCGCATTCACCCGGCGGGGGCAGTGCCGGTGAAGCTGCACCTGTGCTGGCCCCGTACCAACCAGACCCGCCCGTACCCTGAAAGCATGACCCACGCCCACCTGTCCCGGACTTCCCGCCCGCTGCTGACTCTGTTGCTGGGCCTGCTCCCCATCACACTGCCGGTGGCCGAGGCTGCCAGAACAGCCACCAGCACCACAGCAACCAGGACTACACCCGCAACAGCCCCCGCCCTGGCACTGCAGAACATGCCGATCATTTACCAGGGCTACAACGACTGCGGACCGGCGAGTATCGGCATGGTGCTGGCGTATTACCGGCAGCCGGTGGACGTGAAAACCATCAGCGCGGCCACCAAAGCCAGCCCGAACAGCTACATGCACGTGGAACAGATCGGGCGCTATGTCGGGCAGTACGGCCTGCAGACCACGCAGGTGAAGAACGCGAACATCGGGGCGGCCGTGCGGCTGATTCGCCTCGGGGTGCCGGTGATCGCCCTGACCTACTTCCAGCAAGTGGGCGTGATTCCCCACTTCCGGGTGGTGCGGGGGTTCGATCAGAACCGGCAGCTGCTGTACCTCGCAGACCCGCTGGCCGGCAGTGTGGCGATGCGCTATGCGGATTTCAACATGCTCTGGAACACCCAGGGCAAGCAGATGGTGGCCGTCTACCCGCCGGGCCTGCACCAGAAGGTGCAGGCGGCCATCCGGGGGTAAGGGAAGTGGAAGCGGCGCAGCACACCGAGGCTCAGCTTCAGATTCAGTGGAACAAGAAGCACTTCCAGGCGAGCTGCACCGTCGGAGAAGACGTCTACACAGCCATCAGCCACAAAAGCGCTCAGCTCGGCAAAAACAAACGGCACAAAACCAAACAGGACCTGGTCACCCAGCTCACACGGCACATCGGAAGCAAATACCACACTGCCCCCCCAGGTCTACACAGAGCACTGCTGAGTGCCCTGAAACAGTGTAGGGGGCGGACAGGCGAGCGGTCGTTTCATCTCACTGTCAGGTCAGGGGCGGACGTCCCCATACGCTGTCGGATCAAACTCACCACCAACAAGAACAAGAAATCTGTCACCTTCGGCGTCCGTGTGAAGGAACTTGGCACAGGTACAGTGACTCTGCCACACAGCAGCTTGCAGCACCCTCTCTGCAGGCGCGAACTGGACCGGATCTACACCGCCGTGCCACTGCCTGCCGAACAACAGGAGCTGGTCACGGCACTGCTAGACGGCATCCGTCTGCGGGAACATACTCAGTTAAAAGACAGCGGCAAGCTCCGGCAAACCGACTTGCCACCAGCGCGGATTCACACAGATTACAGCCGCCAGATGAACGATCCCGCGTTTTACTGGGCGCTCACCACCTCTGGACTGCCGGAAAAAATCACGCTCTGGGGAAAAAGCGAGGGCAAAGACGGCGAGGCGTTTGCCGTGCAGCAAGCCTACGTTCTCTGCCGGTACCTGAATGCCGAGTTGCCGATCTACTGCGACGACCTGAACACAGCCAAACGTATGCGGGTCCACCACATCCAGCGCGTCCACATGGCCCACCGCCGGGTCCATCAGATCGCCTACAACGTGCAGCGCACAGCCACTGGACAAACCCGGCGCTGGCCTTTCCACAATCTGATCCACCAGCTCACGGAGGGGCTGCCCGGCTGGACCTGTATCCAGTGCGGCGGCCGCACCACCCTCTTCGGCCCAGACGGCATGCGTATCGCGAGCTGGCAGGAGCGAAGCTGAGAACCACAATTTTGTATTTTGACCATCCAGATTCGCTTTCAGACTGAGAAGCATGTACTACGCCTCGGTCACTTCGTACACGGCAGGCATGCCTCCTGGTCTGGCGCTGGTGCATGACGCTCAGGTGCAGGCCTACATCGCCACGGACGACCAGCAGTGCCGTTTCATGAAGCGCGCCCTGAAACTGGTCGAGAACTGCACGGAGCTGACCCTGTGGTCTGCAGACCAGCGACGGGCACTCGAACGGATGCTGAACCGTCCCCTGAAAGTCATGCCCATTCTGCTGGAGACTCAGCTGGAGCAGCTCGGCTACCCCAGTCTCAGCCCGGCCTACGCCTGCATTCGGCTGGGCCTGGATGAACCGGGAGAGGACGCGCTCTCACAGGCATACGCCCTGAAAGCACTGCACGGGCACCTGGATAAGCTGAGTGCGGCTGCTCCCATGTGTGCTCCAGTCCGTTCTGTTCAGCCGGCAGTCTGATCGGCCGGGCCTCTGAGCGGTGTAAATCGCTGAGGGTACTCACGGTTCAGCGCCGCCAACCAGAGCAGCGCCTGCTGGCGGTTGGGATAGCGTTCCAGCATCCTGATGACCTCACGGTCAAACGTCTCGGGCGTCAGGACAATCAGGCGTTCGCGCTGTACAGCCACAGCGCAGACCAACGGCGCGTAGAGGTCCGGCAAGTCGGCCGGGTTTCCCTGCAGTAAAGTTTGCGCGTCCACTTCAGCGGTCCAGCCGTCAGCCAAACGGTACTGTCCACCCTGGGCGCGGGTGATGACGGTGTCGCTGCCACTGACGCCGGTCGCTTGCAGGCGGTCCCGCAGACGGGAGACGGCTGTGCGGAGGGTTCCCGATGGGTTGCGGCCGGCATACAGCGCCCCAGCCAACTCGGTGGCGTCCTGGGGGCCCAGAGCCAGCGCGGACAGCAACAACAGATGCCTGTCGCTCAATTCGATGGGTTGGCCGTCCAGCTCGGCACGGAGGCCACCCAGCAGCCGCAGACGGAAATGGTGATCAGTGCGCATGGAAGGAGGCCGCAACAACACGTGGTCAGCCCGGTCCGCCTCAGACAGGCTGCCTAGTCCCTCAGGCAGCGGCTGCCAGTTCTCCCACAGCAGGCGCTGTCCTTCAGGGAACATTTCGGTTCGGCTGTCGCCGGCCACGCGGCGCAGCAACAGCCCGACCTCACGCAGGGACGTGGCACGGCTGGTCGCGGGCCGCTCACCGCGAATCAGCTGCAACGCAGCCCCGGCCTCGGAAATCCAGGCTTCCAGGTACGTTTCACTGGCCGCAATGTGAATCAGCTGAATCCGCACGTCTTCAGCGCGGCTGTAGCGGCGGAAGTACACCAGCGTCAGAAACATCGTCTGCAAAATGCGGGAAAGGAGCTCGTCATCCTGAGCTGAGCGGGCCAGCACGGCCGCCTGGTCCAGTCGGCGAAGTGCTTCGTCTTCGTCGAACTGCCGCCAGGCCAGCAAGCCGCTCAGGTGCTGAACATTGGCGTCGAACCAGTAGCCGTTTTCCCGCAGCGGAAGCAGATTAAGCAGTTGTTGGGCTTGCGTGTGTAAGCTGCAATCGCTCAAAGCCTGAATCAGCGCAAACGCACCACGCACGTTTTGCAGCATGGCCGTCACAGTCGGTTCAAGGTAGTAGTGGTGATACACCTGGGAAACAATGTCGTTGCCGCGTTCCGGCTGTCCGGTCTGCAGCAGGGCCTGGGCGTACACCACCTGTCCGAGAATGGTATGCCTGGCCTGAGCTTCTTCGCTGAGCAGATAGATGGCCCGCTGCGGCTCCATGCTCTGGAGGTGCAGCAGGGCCTGCCAGGCAATCAGGCTCGGCTCAGCCTGCCCACCTTCAAGCAGCCGGTCCAGGCCGCTGCGTGCGGCACCGAGCCGGCCCAGCCGGAGCAGCAGCTCCGTTTGGATGACACCAAGTTTCTGACGGTCTCCACCGTCTTGTAGAGCCAGTGCGGCAATTTCCAGAGCTTTGCGCAGCGCTGACTTTTCCGAGGCGGTTTCCAGCACAGCGCGTGCGAGCATGGTCCGCTCTTCGGTGGTCAGCAGCCGGTAGTACGGCTCAAGGCTGGCAATGATCTGTCCCCACTGGCCCTGCCGGAACCACGCAGGGAGATACTCACGGGCCACGGCGAGCACGCCTTTGGTGTCCCCACTCTGGGAACGCAGTTCCATCGCCCGCACCGGCTGGGTGTCCTGAATAACGTCAGCAAGCCGGTCTTCGAGCTCACTGCGTCTTTTCAGTCGGCCCAGCATGGCCTCCCGAATCAGCGGGTGGGGATGAATCTGCTCCCCGAGAGCTTCCAATGGCCAGCCGTAGGCCTCGATCCGCTGCAGGTAATCGTGCGGTAGCCCTAAAGCGGTCAGTTCGCGCTGCTGCTCACGCCCATGACCCCAGCCCAGCAGCAAGGAAGCAGCGAGCAGTTCGGGCTCTGACGCTTCCATCTGGCGCACCAGCTGCAGGCAGTACCGCTCAATATCACTCTGCCCGGAACGCTTGAACAGGTCGATGATGGCTGGCCAGTGCCGCAACTCTTCAGCGTCCTCAGGACGAACACCCAGCTCCGCAAGCTCCTGAAGGGTGTACTGCATATGCTCGGCCTGGAGGACATAATCCCTGGGATAGGCATGGTTGGCTATAAATGGGTAACCAGCCAGTACAAAACGGAAGCGCTCAGAGCTCAGATGCGCAAGCTCGGAAGCAAACACCACCGCTTCTTCAGAAGCCAGACCGTTGACCACCAGAAGAAGCGGCTCTGACCAGCGCTCCAGATCACGGGCAATCAACCGCGCCAGACCGTGAGAACTTTCCGCCCGACTGATCGAAGCGTAGTCCGAATAGATAGAGTTGAAGACATCCGTATTCAGCTGCCGGGTCATGGTACGGGTCAGCCGGTCTGCCAGATGGGGAGCGAGACGGTCATCTGGCGTACAGCTGATCTGTACGTGCGTCTGCGGAAAATCACGCAGGTAATCCCCAATCAGTTGGCTCTTTCCATATCCACGGGGCGCAGCCAGGAAAGTCACCCTGGCGTGATGCATTGCACGCGTCAGTCGGTGTCTGATGAGGTCTGCCATCCCCTCAATCATACTGTGCCATGAAACAATTTGTTCTCATTGCACCCAAATGTTACAGGGAAATATGAGAGCGTTACGCCTTATCCCGGACAAAGTGTGGCTTTTCTCCACCTGAGTCTTAATACTTCGGGCCTCAAAAGGCGATTGGATCTCCTTTTACCGGGCTCTGAAAGAGGGAGTTGAGGGCTGAGAAGCACCAAACGCCCGTGAAACGCAAGATACATCACATAACAGCGGCTATCTTGTCCCGGACAAGTCCAGGTCAAAAAGAATATTTATCGTTCCAGAGGGATTATTTCCCAGGGGACTAAAATGTTACACGCGGGCATCCAACAATACATGGCGTGAACGCCGAACTGCACCGACAACTCCTGATCCATGCCCGGAGCGGCATGACGATCCCTGAGCTGTTCGAGCACGTCCGCTGCCTGGAACTGTGCGGCAACGTTCGGGTTGTCCGTTCTGCCATCAAGCGGCTGACGGCAGAAGGACTCATGGCAAGTGTCGGCGGTAATTTGAAGGTGTATTTCAGCACCGGCCCCCGCCTGAAGCGCCGCATTCGTGCGTACTTCAGAAGTTATGGCGAGAAAATCGAATCGCTGCTGAGCAAGCAGCCCGACTGGATCAGCATGAACGACCTGCGTGCCCTGCTGGCCCAGGACGAATCCAGTATCGGCGCCGATAACACCCTGATCGGTGAGGCGCTGGAGTGGATCAAAGACCGCATCGAAATTGGGCAAACGCGGGCGCGGCAGTTGCTGCGGCACATCCACCGCTATCCCGCACCAGCAGAACAAAAAGCCGTACAGGATCAAACGGCACAGGACATTCAGCGGGCTGCGCAGGCCTGCCTGGAGCGCGCCAATGCTGGGCGCTTCGCATATGCCGACCTGCAGCGGACGGCGCACCTTATCCGGGTCTCGCTGCCTGAAAAAGAGACGGTACTGAACTATCTGGTCCAGTCCGGTATCTGTACCCGCATCACGACCACCCTGATTCCAATGTTCGAAGCTGGGGAGCAGCTGTATGGCGACGCTCCCCCAATGAGCATCGTCATGCAGGACATCAGCGCCGCGCAGCAACAACCACACGCAGATGCTGAAGTCGGTGCCCAGGGCAAGAAGATTCAGATTATTCACTCGCCCAAACAGGACACGCACAAGCGCGCTATGCAGGTTCAGCCGACCGATGGCCGCATTCTACGCCCTGTAACCGGCACTCCCGGAGGTAGACATGACAACAGAAGAATTAACCCGCAACCCAGCGCCAGCTCGCCAGGGCCGCAAGAAGCAGAAGCAACCAGTCGTGCAGCGCCCCGTACACGGCGTCTACCTGCACGTCAGCAAAGAAACCGCCACCATCATGCATACGCACGAGGACATCGGACGGTTCTTCCACATCAAGCTCAACCCGGAGTTGCCGGCCAAGG of Deinococcus proteolyticus MRP contains these proteins:
- a CDS encoding C39 family peptidase, with the translated sequence MTHAHLSRTSRPLLTLLLGLLPITLPVAEAARTATSTTATRTTPATAPALALQNMPIIYQGYNDCGPASIGMVLAYYRQPVDVKTISAATKASPNSYMHVEQIGRYVGQYGLQTTQVKNANIGAAVRLIRLGVPVIALTYFQQVGVIPHFRVVRGFDQNRQLLYLADPLAGSVAMRYADFNMLWNTQGKQMVAVYPPGLHQKVQAAIRG